One segment of Spiroplasma kunkelii CR2-3x DNA contains the following:
- a CDS encoding ABC transporter permease, with the protein MEAVSQLFANGSILFAVLLIAAMAGLYSERAGVVNIAIDGMMIIGALVYALLGKVLSQYGNGMQIIALLIATICGGTFALLHGFASITLKAQQVISGTALNLLVTGIGLFFVSIPSLAAGNMIQTGFSTIGVDSYQIINIFLIIAIVLVGFTFIFFRFTKTGLRYVGCGENPNAVDAAGINVIKTRYKAVIISGCLAGLAGAMFTHYVSGQFRGDVQGQGYIALAIMIFGQWRIQYITLGAVLFSFLIALAGTLWRFAGWNIADPSNQLLKILPFFFALITMVIFSKYSKVPKASGIPFDKSLR; encoded by the coding sequence ATGGAAGCAGTTTCACAATTATTTGCTAATGGTTCAATTCTTTTTGCAGTATTGTTAATTGCGGCAATGGCTGGTTTGTATTCAGAACGCGCAGGAGTTGTTAATATTGCTATTGATGGAATGATGATCATTGGTGCGTTAGTTTATGCGTTACTTGGTAAAGTATTATCACAATATGGTAATGGAATGCAAATTATTGCTTTATTAATTGCCACAATTTGTGGTGGGACTTTTGCCTTATTACATGGTTTTGCTTCAATTACTTTAAAAGCACAACAAGTAATTTCTGGAACAGCGTTAAATTTATTAGTAACTGGAATCGGATTATTTTTTGTAAGCATTCCATCCTTAGCGGCTGGAAATATGATTCAAACAGGTTTTAGTACAATTGGGGTTGATTCATATCAAATTATTAATATTTTCTTAATTATTGCAATTGTTTTAGTAGGCTTTACCTTTATTTTCTTTAGATTTACAAAAACAGGACTACGCTATGTTGGATGTGGTGAGAATCCTAATGCAGTTGATGCAGCTGGAATTAATGTAATTAAAACAAGATATAAGGCAGTTATTATTTCTGGATGCTTAGCAGGCCTAGCAGGGGCAATGTTTACTCATTATGTTTCTGGGCAATTTCGTGGTGATGTCCAAGGACAAGGATATATTGCCTTGGCAATTATGATTTTTGGGCAATGACGAATTCAATATATTACATTGGGAGCGGTATTATTCAGCTTTTTAATTGCTTTAGCAGGAACATTATGACGTTTTGCAGGTTGAAATATTGCTGATCCATCAAATCAGTTATTAAAAATTTTACCATTTTTCTTTGCATTAATAACAATGGTTATTTTTTCAAAATATTCAAAAGTACCAAAAGCATCCGGAATTCCATTTGATAAGTCATTACGATAA
- a CDS encoding ABC transporter permease subunit, producing MQTQIKNYGWLLKQKTRIFFRSNEFKTKINYFKASICAIIVGVLISFIIIGANSSDPLLFFSYVFRLAFHPLLKDSTLTYWAIYIVAGLSVAVGFKAGLFNIGVPGQMLLAGSMTIVLGLKNPTISQVAGVIGALFISIFVGAMLATIAGALKAYFNIHEVVSTIMLNWIVWYVMKWMFMSPAHGMWNSNQNSTIDIVTTAPNFNLALNGQLWIIPFIIAMLLLGIIIFIMNYTVLGFRIKAVGKSKNASLYAGTNVKAYTIVSMALSGALAGVLGMLYYMTQSTVLQFTTDALPVVGFDAVAVALVAFTNGFAILPIALLWGIIKTAALQATQLPDFQMSKQMGQLIFGIIIYMSAISTLFIYFKSFFWLRRWLNIQHNVEWKQEYNKYQKQIKNYQKQIKNTNKIYRIKMQELKKEVTKEEIKAYRNEINDQLTLYAGKITTLKTEICFFENLKYKEATKIGQRGLKTKYKLATFIALGSALDYFVQVKNEYLLKKQEISFLKNNYYQAVWKVKGQAKQELSQFYNLPKKKLYAKLSHLQSQYGDLVLKKEEAIKKLRESYYPIFNQIQQKYENDFKRLQKEEALITKKLNQEIKALKCQQRREIYQFKIANYQSKKKIKWELRIINRQVKADVKIQQEVALLKQNLKLQLKDMKQQFNLEYQAMRKKHKREMPQWKKELNQKLKHIRKVVSEDNKILKAEYHRQNAAYQMQKGGKK from the coding sequence ATGCAAACACAAATTAAAAATTATGGATGATTATTAAAACAGAAAACAAGAATTTTCTTTCGTTCAAATGAATTTAAAACTAAAATAAACTATTTTAAGGCATCTATTTGTGCAATTATTGTAGGAGTTCTGATTAGTTTTATTATTATCGGTGCAAATTCATCAGACCCATTATTATTTTTTAGTTATGTTTTTCGACTAGCTTTTCACCCATTATTAAAAGATTCGACATTAACTTATTGAGCAATTTATATTGTTGCGGGATTATCTGTTGCGGTTGGTTTTAAAGCTGGATTATTTAATATTGGTGTTCCTGGACAAATGTTATTAGCAGGTAGTATGACAATTGTTTTAGGTTTAAAGAATCCCACAATTAGTCAAGTAGCTGGAGTAATTGGAGCTTTATTTATTTCAATTTTTGTTGGTGCAATGTTAGCAACAATTGCTGGGGCATTAAAAGCTTATTTTAATATTCATGAAGTTGTTTCAACAATTATGTTAAATTGAATTGTTTGGTATGTTATGAAATGAATGTTTATGAGTCCAGCGCATGGGATGTGAAATTCAAATCAAAATTCAACAATTGATATTGTTACAACAGCCCCAAATTTTAATTTAGCATTGAATGGGCAATTATGAATTATTCCATTTATTATTGCAATGTTATTATTAGGAATAATTATTTTTATTATGAATTATACTGTTTTAGGTTTTCGAATTAAAGCGGTTGGAAAATCAAAAAATGCTTCTTTATACGCTGGAACAAATGTTAAAGCATATACTATTGTTTCAATGGCATTATCAGGTGCTTTAGCAGGCGTGTTAGGAATGTTATATTATATGACACAATCAACAGTATTACAATTTACAACTGATGCATTACCGGTTGTTGGTTTTGATGCAGTTGCTGTTGCATTAGTTGCTTTTACAAATGGGTTTGCTATTTTACCAATTGCTTTATTATGAGGAATTATTAAAACAGCTGCTTTGCAAGCAACGCAATTACCTGATTTTCAAATGTCAAAACAAATGGGACAATTGATTTTCGGAATCATTATTTATATGTCTGCAATTTCTACATTATTTATTTACTTTAAATCGTTCTTTTGATTGCGTCGTTGATTAAATATTCAACACAATGTAGAATGAAAGCAAGAATATAATAAATATCAAAAACAAATTAAGAACTATCAAAAACAAATTAAAAATACTAATAAAATATATCGAATTAAAATGCAAGAATTAAAAAAAGAAGTAACTAAAGAAGAAATTAAAGCATATCGGAATGAAATTAATGATCAATTAACGTTATATGCCGGGAAAATTACCACTTTAAAAACAGAAATTTGTTTTTTTGAAAATTTAAAATATAAGGAAGCAACAAAAATTGGGCAACGTGGTCTTAAAACAAAATATAAATTAGCAACATTTATTGCCCTTGGCTCCGCATTAGACTATTTTGTACAAGTGAAAAATGAATATTTATTAAAAAAACAAGAAATTAGTTTTTTAAAAAATAATTATTATCAAGCCGTATGAAAAGTAAAAGGGCAAGCAAAACAAGAATTATCACAGTTTTATAATTTGCCGAAAAAAAAACTATATGCTAAATTATCACATTTACAGTCGCAATATGGTGATTTAGTTCTAAAGAAAGAGGAAGCTATTAAAAAATTACGTGAAAGTTATTATCCTATTTTTAATCAAATTCAACAAAAATATGAAAATGATTTTAAAAGATTGCAAAAAGAAGAAGCACTGATTACTAAAAAATTAAATCAAGAAATTAAAGCATTAAAATGCCAACAACGTCGTGAAATTTATCAATTTAAAATAGCAAATTATCAAAGTAAGAAAAAAATTAAATGGGAATTAAGAATAATTAATCGTCAAGTAAAAGCAGATGTTAAGATTCAACAGGAAGTGGCTTTGTTAAAACAAAATTTAAAACTGCAATTAAAAGATATGAAACAACAATTTAATCTTGAATATCAAGCTATGCGCAAAAAACATAAAAGAGAGATGCCACAGTGGAAAAAGGAATTAAATCAAAAATTAAAACATATTCGAAAAGTTGTTTCAGAAGATAATAAAATTTTAAAAGCAGAATATCATCGTCAAAATGCCGCTTATCAAATGCAAAAAGGAGGAAAAAAATAA
- a CDS encoding ABC transporter ATP-binding protein, with amino-acid sequence MKKNNEYAIEMNNIIKVFGDLIANDDITLKVKKGEIHALIGENGAGKSTLMSILFGLYEPTKGEILINGKQEYINNPIKANQLGIGMVHQHFKLVDIFTVLDNITLGYEQLKGKVFLDRSKEARDIAQIAIKYNLQVDFRSKIANISVGMQQRVEILKILYRGADILVFDEPTAVLTQQEIEGLLNIMLDLKKDGKTIIFISHKLNEVKKIADRATVIRRGKVVENFNVQDKNEKEIAEAMVGRNLVEIKNSGQAPLEEVLLRIENLSVKKRGLTRLMALDDFNLTVHAGEIVAIAGVEGNGQTELVNVLTGLEKGSYGEIIFNDINVTKKSIYERYKNGMSHIPEDRQKYGLILEFNVIDNVVLQNINQKPFSNYGLLDKGAIQLYAQQIVNKYDVRGGNSGFAVTRSLSGGNQQKLVIGRELSRPHNILVVVQPTRGLDVGAIEYVHNKILEEKAHGKAVLLVSYELEEIMSLADRIVVLHNGRITGEVTGNKIKREEIGLMMAGKYHKKGIKINANTN; translated from the coding sequence ATGAAAAAAAATAATGAATATGCAATAGAAATGAATAATATTATCAAGGTCTTTGGTGATTTAATTGCAAATGATGATATTACCTTAAAAGTAAAAAAAGGTGAAATTCATGCTTTAATTGGCGAAAATGGAGCAGGAAAATCAACATTAATGAGTATTTTATTTGGTTTGTATGAACCAACAAAGGGAGAAATCCTTATTAATGGAAAACAAGAATATATTAATAATCCTATTAAAGCAAATCAATTAGGAATTGGTATGGTTCATCAACATTTTAAATTAGTTGATATTTTTACTGTACTTGATAACATTACATTAGGATATGAACAGTTAAAAGGGAAAGTATTTTTAGATCGTTCAAAAGAAGCACGTGATATTGCTCAAATTGCAATTAAATATAATTTGCAAGTTGATTTTCGTTCAAAAATTGCAAATATTTCAGTTGGAATGCAACAACGAGTTGAAATTTTAAAAATTTTATACCGTGGAGCAGATATTTTAGTTTTTGATGAACCAACAGCTGTTTTAACACAACAAGAAATTGAAGGCTTATTAAATATTATGTTAGATTTAAAAAAAGATGGGAAAACAATTATTTTTATTTCCCATAAATTAAATGAAGTGAAAAAAATTGCTGATCGGGCAACAGTTATTCGACGTGGAAAAGTTGTTGAAAATTTTAATGTGCAAGATAAAAATGAGAAAGAAATTGCTGAAGCAATGGTTGGCCGTAATTTAGTTGAAATTAAAAATTCAGGGCAAGCACCACTAGAAGAAGTTTTATTAAGAATTGAAAATTTATCAGTAAAGAAAAGAGGCCTAACGCGTTTGATGGCTTTAGATGATTTTAATTTAACCGTTCATGCAGGAGAAATTGTTGCAATTGCTGGAGTAGAAGGAAATGGGCAAACTGAATTAGTAAATGTTCTAACCGGATTAGAAAAAGGATCCTATGGAGAAATAATTTTTAATGATATTAATGTGACCAAAAAAAGTATTTATGAACGCTATAAAAATGGAATGTCTCATATTCCTGAAGATCGTCAAAAATATGGTTTAATCTTAGAATTCAATGTAATTGATAATGTTGTTTTACAAAATATTAATCAAAAACCATTTTCAAATTATGGTTTATTAGATAAAGGAGCAATTCAATTATATGCTCAACAAATTGTTAATAAATATGATGTACGAGGTGGAAATTCTGGTTTTGCTGTTACACGCAGCTTATCAGGGGGTAATCAGCAAAAATTAGTTATTGGGCGAGAACTATCACGACCACATAATATTTTAGTTGTTGTTCAACCAACAAGGGGTTTAGATGTTGGAGCAATTGAATATGTTCATAATAAAATTTTGGAAGAAAAAGCACATGGGAAAGCAGTCTTATTAGTTTCATATGAATTAGAAGAAATTATGAGTTTAGCTGACCGTATTGTTGTTTTACATAATGGACGCATTACTGGTGAAGTTACTGGAAATAAAATTAAACGTGAAGAAATTGGTTTAATGATGGCAGGAAAATATCATAAGAAAGGAATAAAAATTAATGCAAACACAAATTAA
- a CDS encoding BMP family ABC transporter substrate-binding protein: MRKLLSVFVAATLLNGSSLFLVACAKKYYFDSNIWVITDAGIVTDASFNESAWDGASKYVISQKDKEILPSEWKKSHYRASYYEPASQTPSDFKTAYLTAYIAGAKTLILPGFAHGNTVGWAAEIVDNLIYIDGSSQNIHLGMDPKKPLAKNVVGISYEAESSGFFAGIATALWLNANQSKYPSGLKISTYGGMDNPGAVSNYMWGFLVAADIFNAIISNSNLPNLFNIRTDLLAQVKKMNPAVTALQKIEKVQNVIKNNESWFSQSFEIGHGKDISDELLSRGASIIFPVAGSQTQDTIGRIKYNKSPAKVIGVDTEQSKIYGEDIIVTSALKEIATSTQEALKNIYSDKCGYSSNSNTWDNNHVTAECWINTDQSSIQHPTWTGIETTKLINEDTVNFIHNKTDDLTNDTAFDKIIKVLQDVYSRGIDDVPPVAAKVFTTTLVNTYQNSDTLKTYILNAIETALQ, translated from the coding sequence ATGAGAAAATTGCTCAGTGTTTTTGTAGCAGCAACTTTGCTAAATGGTTCAAGTCTTTTTCTTGTTGCATGTGCTAAAAAATATTATTTTGATAGTAATATTTGAGTTATTACCGATGCTGGTATTGTGACCGATGCATCGTTTAATGAATCAGCATGAGATGGAGCAAGTAAGTACGTCATTTCACAAAAGGATAAAGAAATTTTACCATCAGAGTGAAAAAAAAGTCACTATAGAGCTAGTTATTATGAACCAGCAAGTCAAACACCATCTGACTTTAAAACAGCTTATTTAACAGCATATATTGCTGGCGCAAAAACATTAATTTTGCCAGGTTTTGCGCATGGTAATACCGTTGGATGAGCTGCAGAAATAGTTGATAATTTAATTTATATTGATGGAAGTAGCCAAAATATTCATTTAGGAATGGATCCCAAAAAACCATTAGCAAAAAATGTTGTTGGAATAAGTTATGAAGCTGAATCATCGGGATTTTTTGCAGGAATTGCAACAGCATTATGATTAAATGCTAATCAAAGCAAATATCCTTCAGGTTTAAAAATATCTACATATGGTGGAATGGATAATCCTGGCGCTGTTTCAAATTATATGTGAGGATTTTTAGTGGCTGCTGATATTTTTAATGCAATCATTAGTAATAGCAATTTGCCAAACTTATTTAACATTAGAACAGATCTTTTAGCACAAGTTAAAAAAATGAATCCAGCAGTAACTGCTTTACAAAAAATTGAAAAAGTACAAAATGTTATAAAAAATAATGAATCATGATTTTCACAATCATTTGAAATTGGACATGGGAAAGATATTTCAGATGAATTACTTTCTCGTGGAGCAAGTATTATTTTCCCTGTTGCAGGTTCTCAGACCCAAGATACTATTGGCCGAATTAAATATAATAAATCACCAGCTAAAGTTATTGGTGTGGATACAGAACAATCTAAAATTTATGGAGAAGACATAATCGTAACAAGTGCCTTAAAAGAAATTGCAACTTCAACTCAAGAAGCTCTCAAGAATATTTATTCAGATAAATGTGGTTATTCATCTAATAGTAATACTTGAGACAATAATCATGTGACAGCGGAATGTTGAATTAATACTGATCAATCATCAATTCAGCATCCAACTTGGACAGGGATTGAAACAACAAAATTAATTAATGAAGATACTGTTAATTTTATTCATAATAAAACTGATGATTTAACAAATGATACAGCATTTGATAAAATTATTAAAGTATTACAAGATGTTTATTCCCGAGGAATTGATGATGTGCCTCCTGTAGCAGCAAAGGTATTTACAACAACATTAGTAAATACTTATCAAAATAGTGATACATTGAAAACTTATATTTTAAATGCAATTGAAACCGCTTTGCAATAG